The following DNA comes from Salvia splendens isolate huo1 chromosome 17, SspV2, whole genome shotgun sequence.
GCAGGTTACTGGCTTCCCTCTGAGTTTCTCACAGACGACGATTTCGTTACCAACAAAGAGAATTCCGACTCCAAACGCTTCCCCACTGACTTCCCCTGCAATTTTCAAATTCAGGTACTTgcctttttcttcttcatttaatttttctaatttcTAATCTCTGTTATTTTTACCCTTCAGTCAAACAACGGCAGCCAATACGACGCCGTTGGAGATCTCGCTCTCGCCGCCGCTGAAGTCGCGAAGCAGAAGCTGAACCCCTCCCCGCCGCCGGAAGTCTGCCGGAATACATCGATTGCCAAAACGGGGAGCCTTTTTCCTCCCCAATTTGAAAACATTGGCCCAATGGcagggcgaggaggaggaggaatggGGCATGACACGTGGGCCCCAAATCGGGGAAGGGTGGCTCATGGAGGCGGCGCTGCCGCTGCGGCTAAAAAGGCGTGCGCTGGAACAGGAGTGTTTTTGCCTCGCCGGTACGACACCACCGCTGTCAACTCTCATTCGGCTGCAGCCCCTCGCCGGAGTCTAGGTTTTTCCCCCCATTTCAATTTTCCCTCCATTTTTTTGTTctttactgctttagttttcaattttcattatttatgtGGTATTTAtcgaattattataaaatacttAAATATCTAGAATTGGTATGACTTGTGGACCCATGTTTTGCTTGAAAAAAAAACCCAATTTCAATTGCCCATATTATGGAGTAGTAAAAATTCAGTGATAAGTGATTTGGATATATTGTGCAAATTTAGTTACACTGGTGCATATAGCAAATGactattgtaatttgtaaagatatttttttCTGTGGTTAACTAATTTATCATGTAACAATGAATCTGAACCAATAATATTTTACCTTATGATGATGCACAAGTTTTGCTTCACTTAGTGCTCTGGTTAAATGTAATTGCACTCGATGCGTTTGCGTTTAGGAAAGTCAATGTAGCCCGAtagaaaatttattaaattctagCCTAATTATTCCCACCCAATTTGCCTCTAATCTGAGTAGAGTTGATCTGAAATGGATGGGCTCTACGTCGGTGGAGACTTGATTTAAAATTGCTAAgtgaaatgtaattttattttgttttctatgttGCCACTGTGTGTTCA
Coding sequences within:
- the LOC121773778 gene encoding uncharacterized protein LOC121773778 isoform X2, which translates into the protein MKMADDDGVEGAGYWLPSEFLTDDDFVTNKENSDSKRFPTDFPCNFQIQSNNGSQYDAVGDLALAAAEVAKQKLNPSPPPEVCRNTSIAKTGSLFPPQFENIGPMAGRGGGGMGHDTWAPNRGRVAHGGGAAAAAKKACAGTGVFLPRRYDTTAVNSHSAAAPRRSLDSAVARRRDLVVLLLQQRSQRLQSPVAEGSRIIGCDRGRLPVEWTY
- the LOC121773778 gene encoding uncharacterized protein LOC121773778 isoform X1 — translated: MKMADDDGVEGAGYWLPSEFLTDDDFVTNKENSDSKRFPTDFPCNFQIQSNNGSQYDAVGDLALAAAEVAKQKLNPSPPPEVCRNTSIAKTGSLFPPQFENIGPMAGRGGGGMGHDTWAPNRGRVAHGGGAAAAAKKACAGTGVFLPRRYDTTAVNSHSAAAPRRSLAYPFQGREAAQIHTKPLLSHFVENETQPLPPPKISRGFASDHYSAVARRRDLVVLLLQQRSQRLQSPVAEGSRIIGCDRGRLPVEWTY